Proteins encoded by one window of Micromonospora coxensis:
- a CDS encoding DsbA family oxidoreductase: protein MEIEIYADVVCPWCWIGKRRLEQALESYDGDVTVTYRPFQLDPTPVTEPRPLVDALADKFGGRERAEAMAAQVTQVAAGVGLEMRFDRAVQVNTFEAHRLVRFAAERGRSGEVVEALYRAHFSDGVDVGSRDALVALAVSVGLDETETREHLESNLGRREVAADLTAAHQLGVSSVPTFVLAGRYAVTGAQEPETLLAALREVDRREVS, encoded by the coding sequence ATGGAGATCGAGATCTACGCCGACGTGGTCTGCCCCTGGTGCTGGATCGGCAAGCGCCGGCTGGAGCAGGCGCTGGAGTCGTACGACGGCGACGTGACCGTCACGTACCGGCCGTTCCAGCTCGACCCGACGCCGGTCACCGAGCCGCGTCCGCTGGTCGACGCGCTGGCCGACAAGTTCGGCGGCCGGGAGCGGGCCGAGGCGATGGCCGCCCAGGTGACGCAGGTCGCGGCCGGCGTGGGGCTGGAGATGCGCTTCGACCGCGCGGTGCAGGTCAACACGTTCGAGGCGCACCGCCTGGTCCGGTTCGCCGCCGAGCGCGGCCGGTCCGGGGAGGTCGTGGAGGCGCTCTACCGAGCGCACTTCTCCGACGGCGTGGACGTCGGCTCGCGGGACGCCCTGGTCGCGCTCGCCGTCTCCGTCGGCCTCGACGAGACCGAGACCCGGGAGCACCTGGAGTCGAACCTCGGCCGGCGCGAGGTGGCCGCCGACCTGACCGCCGCCCACCAGCTCGGCGTGAGCAGCGTGCCGACCTTCGTGCTGGCCGGCAGGTACGCGGTGACCGGCGCGCAGGAGCCGGAGACGCTGCTCGCCGCGCTCCGGGAGGTCGACCGCCGCGAGGTGTCCTGA
- a CDS encoding YbaK/EbsC family protein yields the protein MGTLKTEPARARLDLLAPPVAAALEQWPADAPIDVDDVLVAPIDPGLADTAAFCEAYEVGLEVSANCVVIAGKREGGIRYAACIVLATTRADVNGVVRRTLDVRKASFAPMDDAVELTGMEYGGITPIGLPESWPILVDSRVIAAPHVIVGSGVRHSKIAIPGPALGALPGATVIEGLARPVQ from the coding sequence ATGGGGACGCTGAAGACCGAACCTGCCCGGGCCCGCCTCGACCTGCTGGCACCGCCGGTCGCCGCCGCGTTGGAGCAGTGGCCGGCCGACGCGCCGATCGACGTGGACGACGTGCTGGTCGCCCCGATCGACCCCGGCCTCGCCGACACGGCCGCCTTCTGCGAGGCGTACGAGGTGGGGTTGGAGGTGTCGGCGAACTGTGTGGTGATCGCCGGCAAGCGGGAGGGCGGGATCCGCTACGCCGCCTGCATCGTGCTCGCCACCACCAGGGCCGACGTCAACGGGGTGGTCCGCAGGACGCTGGACGTGCGCAAGGCGAGCTTCGCGCCGATGGACGACGCGGTCGAGCTGACCGGGATGGAGTACGGCGGGATCACCCCGATCGGGCTGCCGGAGTCCTGGCCGATCCTGGTCGACTCCCGGGTGATCGCCGCCCCGCACGTGATCGTCGGATCCGGCGTACGGCACAGCAAGATCGCGATCCCCGGGCCGGCGCTCGGCGCCCTGCCCGGGGCCACGGTGATCGAGGGACTGGCCCGGCCGGTCCAGTGA
- a CDS encoding MBL fold metallo-hydrolase, whose amino-acid sequence METEQAEVTFVGTATTVLRIGGFTLLTDPNFLHRGQRAYLGKGLWSKRSTDPALTVAQLPALDAVVLSHLHGDHFDRVARRELDRELPIVTTPAAGRKLRRWGFRAAEGLPTWQSRELRREGHTLRLTALPGQHGPGALDRLLPDVMGTMVDLEHDGVRRFRLYVTGDTLHRPQLAEIPQRFPDVDAMLIHLGGTRIAGILLTMDARQGADLVELVRPKLTAPIHYDDYPVFRSPLRHFVDEARRRGFVRAVRTIARGETVPLTPPA is encoded by the coding sequence ATGGAGACGGAACAGGCTGAGGTGACCTTCGTCGGCACCGCCACGACGGTGCTCCGGATCGGTGGGTTCACCCTGCTCACCGATCCGAACTTCCTGCACCGGGGGCAGCGGGCGTACCTGGGCAAAGGGTTGTGGTCGAAGCGGAGCACGGACCCGGCGCTGACCGTCGCGCAGCTCCCCGCCCTCGACGCGGTGGTCCTGTCCCACCTGCACGGCGACCACTTCGACCGGGTGGCCCGCCGGGAACTCGACCGGGAGCTGCCGATCGTGACCACCCCGGCGGCCGGGCGGAAGCTGCGCCGCTGGGGGTTCCGGGCGGCCGAAGGGCTGCCCACCTGGCAGTCCCGCGAGCTGCGCCGCGAGGGCCACACGCTGCGGTTGACCGCGCTGCCCGGCCAGCACGGGCCGGGGGCGCTGGACCGGCTCCTGCCCGACGTGATGGGCACGATGGTCGACCTGGAGCACGACGGCGTCCGCCGGTTCCGGCTCTACGTCACCGGGGACACCCTGCACCGTCCGCAGCTCGCCGAGATCCCGCAGCGCTTCCCGGACGTCGACGCGATGCTGATCCACCTGGGCGGCACCCGGATCGCCGGGATCCTGCTCACCATGGACGCGCGGCAGGGCGCCGACCTGGTCGAGCTGGTCCGGCCGAAACTGACCGCGCCGATCCACTACGACGACTACCCGGTGTTCCGCTCACCGCTGCGGCACTTCGTCGACGAGGCGCGGCGGCGCGGCTTCGTCCGGGCGGTACGCACCATCGCGCGCGGCGAGACGGTGCCGCTGACCCCGCCCGCCTGA
- a CDS encoding MFS transporter, whose protein sequence is MTATAEASVPAARLYDPRLRAMTVGVVALVSLLAFEALAVGTAMPTVARALDGLSLYALAFGGPFAAGVLAMVLSGIWCDVRGPRAPMWTGVGLFVAGLLLAGSATAMGQLVVGRAVQGLGSGLLSVALYVVVGQAYPEELRRKVFAAFAAAWVVPSLVGPAVAGLIVEHLGWRWVFLAVPAVAVPAALLVQPGLRSLRAPGVAGLPAGALARIGWAAGAGVSAALLHHGGQQRGASAVPLVVVALVGLAVCAPRLLPTGFLRAARGLPTVIGLRGLASAAFVGAEVVIPLMLSRERGFTPTAAGLVLTVGALAWSAGSWLQGRLPAPRSSATLPRAGLACITVGTATVALTVWPAVPVAVGVLGWAVAGAGMGLLYPSLSVLTLELSAPDEQGRNSSSLQLSDSLFAATVLALTGAVLAAGAAPGPMDYAGTLGVAAACALLGLVLAHRVVRTS, encoded by the coding sequence ATGACGGCGACGGCCGAGGCGAGCGTCCCGGCCGCCCGCCTGTACGACCCGCGGCTGCGCGCGATGACCGTGGGCGTCGTCGCCCTGGTGTCCCTGCTGGCCTTCGAGGCGCTGGCGGTGGGCACCGCGATGCCGACGGTCGCCCGGGCGCTCGACGGCCTCTCCCTCTACGCGCTCGCCTTCGGCGGCCCGTTCGCCGCCGGGGTGCTCGCCATGGTGCTCTCCGGCATCTGGTGCGACGTCCGGGGGCCGCGCGCACCGATGTGGACGGGCGTCGGGCTGTTCGTGGCCGGGCTGCTGCTGGCCGGCAGCGCCACCGCGATGGGGCAGCTCGTCGTCGGGCGGGCGGTCCAGGGTCTCGGCTCGGGGCTGCTCTCGGTCGCGCTCTACGTCGTGGTGGGCCAGGCGTACCCGGAGGAACTGCGCCGGAAGGTGTTCGCCGCGTTCGCCGCCGCGTGGGTCGTACCGTCACTGGTCGGTCCGGCGGTGGCCGGGCTGATCGTCGAGCACCTGGGCTGGCGGTGGGTCTTCCTCGCCGTGCCGGCGGTGGCGGTGCCGGCGGCGCTGCTGGTCCAGCCCGGCCTGCGGTCGCTGCGTGCGCCGGGGGTTGCCGGGCTGCCCGCCGGGGCACTGGCCCGGATCGGCTGGGCGGCCGGGGCGGGGGTGAGCGCCGCACTGCTGCACCACGGGGGGCAGCAGCGCGGCGCGTCCGCCGTACCGCTGGTGGTGGTCGCGTTGGTCGGCCTGGCCGTCTGCGCGCCCCGGCTGCTGCCGACCGGGTTCCTGCGCGCGGCCCGCGGCCTGCCCACCGTGATCGGGCTGCGCGGGCTCGCCTCGGCGGCGTTCGTCGGGGCCGAGGTGGTGATCCCGCTGATGCTCTCCCGGGAGCGCGGCTTCACACCGACCGCCGCCGGTCTGGTGCTCACCGTCGGCGCGCTGGCCTGGTCGGCGGGCTCCTGGTTGCAGGGGCGGCTGCCCGCGCCGCGCTCGTCGGCGACGTTGCCCCGCGCCGGGCTGGCCTGCATCACCGTCGGCACGGCCACGGTCGCCCTGACGGTGTGGCCGGCGGTGCCGGTGGCGGTCGGGGTGCTCGGCTGGGCAGTGGCCGGCGCCGGGATGGGCCTGCTCTACCCGTCGTTGTCGGTGCTGACCCTGGAGCTGTCCGCCCCCGACGAGCAGGGACGCAACAGCTCGTCGCTGCAGTTGAGCGACTCGCTCTTCGCCGCCACCGTGCTGGCGCTCACCGGCGCGGTGCTCGCCGCCGGCGCCGCCCCCGGGCCGATGGACTACGCGGGGACCCTCGGCGTCGCCGCGGCCTGCGCGCTGCTCGGCCTCGTCCTGGCCCACCGGGTCGTTCGCACCTCCTGA
- a CDS encoding CBS domain-containing protein translates to MYRVSDVMTKQVVYLPAETTLDEAARVMKEADIGDVVVTDGATLAGMLTDRDIVVRAVAERSDPGTTTIGSIITREVVMIEQHCTAAEAASLMRERNIRRVLVCDSDRKLVGIVSLGDLAMQLDPTSALADISEASPST, encoded by the coding sequence ATGTATCGGGTCAGCGACGTGATGACGAAGCAGGTGGTCTACCTGCCGGCGGAGACGACCCTGGACGAGGCGGCCCGGGTGATGAAGGAGGCGGACATCGGCGACGTGGTGGTCACCGACGGCGCCACCCTCGCCGGCATGCTGACCGACCGGGACATCGTCGTCCGCGCGGTGGCCGAGCGGAGCGACCCGGGCACCACCACCATCGGCTCGATCATCACCCGTGAGGTGGTCATGATCGAGCAGCACTGCACCGCCGCCGAGGCCGCCTCGCTGATGCGGGAGCGCAACATCCGGCGGGTGCTGGTCTGCGACAGCGACCGCAAGCTGGTCGGCATCGTCTCCCTGGGCGACCTGGCCATGCAGCTCGATCCGACCTCGGCGCTCGCCGACATCAGCGAGGCGTCGCCGAGCACCTGA
- a CDS encoding GAP family protein, protein MSFLTILPMAVVMVAGTQLVAAVFLASGDRPRSASLGYLAGAAFVVVPGTTAAWLVTRGVKTSVGGGDGGGRSPVETTIDWIVLVLLVVLAVVVFVRRRRAGQPGWMGKLRHATAGYAFRLALLLFVAMPADDITMVTVGASAARHDLPWWHLLPFMLLTLLLLALPLLALVLLGQRAERVLPRIRDWADHHSWIVSEVVVVFFILVTVADLLT, encoded by the coding sequence ATGAGCTTCCTGACGATCCTGCCGATGGCGGTGGTCATGGTGGCCGGCACGCAACTCGTGGCGGCGGTCTTCCTGGCCTCCGGCGACCGGCCGCGCTCCGCCTCGCTCGGCTACCTGGCCGGGGCCGCGTTCGTGGTGGTCCCCGGGACCACGGCCGCCTGGCTGGTCACCCGGGGAGTGAAGACCTCCGTCGGTGGCGGTGACGGAGGTGGGCGCAGCCCGGTCGAGACGACCATCGACTGGATCGTGCTGGTGCTGCTGGTCGTCCTCGCGGTGGTGGTGTTCGTCCGGCGGCGACGGGCGGGCCAGCCGGGGTGGATGGGCAAGCTGCGGCACGCCACGGCCGGGTACGCGTTCCGGCTGGCGCTGCTGCTCTTCGTGGCGATGCCCGCCGACGACATCACCATGGTCACCGTCGGGGCGAGCGCCGCGCGGCACGACCTGCCGTGGTGGCACCTGCTCCCGTTCATGCTGCTCACGCTGCTGCTCCTCGCCCTGCCCCTGCTGGCCCTGGTGCTGCTGGGACAGCGTGCCGAGCGGGTGCTGCCCCGGATCCGGGACTGGGCCGACCACCACTCCTGGATCGTCAGCGAGGTGGTCGTCGTCTTCTTCATCCTGGTCACCGTGGCCGACCTGCTGACGTGA
- a CDS encoding HAD-IC family P-type ATPase, producing the protein MTTLGRLAGRVLPPVPVPPMPPLVGDASRTVGAAASRLVRAAGLTKRRVWSRDGRHHIEVHGVCQDGGDRLAYQVEQALERMPGVAWARVNAPSGRVVVAVEEPRPKLRDLIATVARTERICPHEPDPDVPPPHPPEEGPRTPRTLGALVSDALGLTISAATRILPFTPVPGEVSGLLAAIDLHPKLHALADRGLRADPRADVIFPLAEAVVQGLTGGWAGIALDGAQRIVQWGEARAQLSTWNKAEPRLTGDPERAAARSPTTERPRPKPDGPAERYVTSALGTGAAAAAAALPVVGRKRAAALGLSSLPKAPGSGREGYAAQLGRILARRGVIAMDRSVLRELDRIDTVVLDAAVLGSQRGVLADLAPLADQDTGEVAARAFALFDPDQPDGTRAADGWRLGPLPGLDADDPGDTPDSRRLRDGGGLLLGLARHGILAAVVRVEPEPAPGVDALPTATRQAGLRLVVADDDPQRYGFADAVLPGGARLADSVRALQRDGAVVMLVSGDRAALAASDCGLGMAAPEDLPPWGAHLLVGTDLRIPALMIEAVGTARRMTRQNIRIAMAGTGLGALGAFTADPEQLPARALGAVNGAAALAFAHGVWRAHRLPDPTGTPAPTSTAWHLMPVETVLRQLGSAPEGLTDAEARRRRGDDVRNTPGTGGLLRAFVDELANPLTPVLAAGAVLSAAFGSLVDAALVGGVVGGSALAGAVHQRSTERSLAELLSRSAVTAQVRRDGGEQVIAAEELVPGDVIVLGPGDAVPADCRVLTADGLETDESSLTGESLPVAKSAEPVVAAAVADRHSMLYEGTTVAAGHGTAVVVAVGADTESGRSLALARQAPPASGVEARLGRLTDAAVPLAAGSAIAVAGAGLLRGVPLAETAATAANLAVASVPEGLPFLVSAAQLAAARRLAEHGALVRNPRTIEALGRVDVLCFDKTGTLTEGKLMLAGVGDDDRYAPVDQLDDGLRRILAVALRATPYAEDPEELPQHTDRAVRYGARDAGVTEQTGADGWQAVGGLPFEPSRGYLATIGRAGDRLLLSVKGAPETVLPRCTAWRTPDGPDEALDDEGRDGLHAMLADRAGAGHRILAVAECRVDAEQVTDEEVHGLVFVGFVALADGVRESAAPAVRRIRQAGVHTIMITGDHPATAEAIASIISPDHEGQRVVTAAELEQLDDDALADRLARTDVVARCTPAHKVRIIQALQKCGRTVAMTGDGANDAPAIRLADVGIALGQRGTPAARAAADLVVTDDRLETIIATLVEGRAMWSSVRHALSILVGGNLGEIAFSVLTAASTGRSALNGRQLLLVNLLTDLAPALAIAVRAPGGDHADGLLREGPDTSLGGTMTREIGLRAAATTLGATAGWTLSRYTGCRERRAGTVALVSLVGTQLGQTVLAGGTSPAVLASTAVSLGVLAAVVQTPGVSQFFGCTPLGPVGWGIATGSALGATFANGALTRLVDRLPPPPGVGHRDAPSDSPATSRVRTEDGDGTG; encoded by the coding sequence ATGACGACGCTGGGCCGGCTCGCCGGCCGGGTGCTCCCGCCGGTGCCGGTGCCGCCGATGCCGCCGCTGGTCGGCGACGCGTCCCGTACCGTCGGCGCGGCCGCCTCCCGACTGGTCCGCGCGGCCGGTCTGACCAAGCGCCGGGTGTGGTCCCGCGACGGACGGCACCACATCGAGGTCCACGGCGTCTGCCAGGACGGCGGCGACCGGCTGGCCTACCAGGTCGAGCAGGCGCTGGAACGGATGCCCGGGGTGGCCTGGGCCCGGGTGAACGCCCCGTCCGGCCGGGTGGTGGTGGCCGTCGAGGAGCCACGGCCGAAGCTGCGCGACCTGATCGCCACGGTGGCCCGTACCGAACGGATCTGCCCGCACGAGCCGGACCCGGACGTCCCGCCACCGCACCCGCCCGAGGAGGGCCCGCGCACCCCCCGCACCCTCGGCGCGCTCGTCTCCGACGCGTTGGGCCTGACCATCTCGGCGGCCACCCGGATCCTGCCCTTCACCCCGGTCCCCGGCGAGGTGTCCGGCCTGCTCGCCGCCATCGACCTGCACCCGAAGCTGCACGCCCTCGCCGACCGGGGGCTGCGCGCCGACCCGCGCGCCGACGTGATCTTCCCGCTCGCCGAGGCGGTCGTGCAGGGCCTCACCGGCGGTTGGGCGGGGATCGCCCTGGACGGCGCGCAGCGGATCGTCCAGTGGGGCGAGGCCCGGGCCCAGCTCTCCACCTGGAACAAGGCCGAGCCGAGGCTGACCGGGGACCCGGAGCGGGCCGCCGCGCGCTCGCCCACGACCGAACGGCCCCGCCCCAAGCCGGACGGCCCGGCCGAGCGGTACGTCACCTCGGCGCTGGGCACCGGCGCGGCCGCCGCCGCGGCGGCACTCCCGGTCGTCGGACGCAAGCGGGCCGCCGCGCTCGGCCTGTCCTCGCTGCCCAAGGCCCCCGGCAGCGGCCGGGAGGGGTACGCCGCGCAGCTCGGCCGGATCCTGGCCCGGCGCGGCGTGATCGCGATGGACCGCAGTGTGCTGCGGGAACTCGACCGGATCGACACGGTGGTGCTGGACGCCGCGGTGCTCGGCTCGCAGCGGGGCGTCCTGGCGGACCTCGCCCCGCTGGCCGATCAGGACACCGGCGAGGTGGCGGCCCGGGCGTTCGCGCTCTTCGACCCGGACCAGCCGGACGGCACCCGGGCCGCCGACGGTTGGCGGCTCGGGCCGCTGCCCGGCCTCGACGCCGACGACCCCGGTGACACTCCGGACAGCCGCCGGTTGCGGGACGGCGGCGGTCTGCTCCTCGGCCTCGCCCGCCATGGCATCCTGGCCGCGGTGGTCCGGGTGGAGCCGGAGCCCGCACCCGGCGTCGACGCGCTGCCCACCGCCACCCGGCAGGCCGGCCTGCGGCTGGTGGTCGCCGACGACGACCCGCAGCGGTACGGCTTCGCCGACGCCGTCCTGCCCGGCGGGGCACGGCTGGCCGACTCGGTACGCGCCCTGCAACGGGACGGCGCGGTGGTGATGCTGGTGTCCGGAGACCGTGCGGCGCTGGCCGCGTCCGACTGCGGCCTCGGCATGGCCGCCCCGGAGGATCTGCCGCCCTGGGGCGCCCATCTGCTGGTCGGCACCGACCTGCGGATCCCGGCGCTGATGATCGAGGCGGTCGGCACGGCCCGGCGGATGACCCGGCAGAACATCCGCATCGCCATGGCCGGCACCGGCCTCGGCGCGCTCGGCGCGTTCACCGCCGATCCCGAACAGCTTCCCGCCCGTGCCCTCGGCGCGGTGAACGGCGCGGCGGCACTGGCCTTCGCGCACGGCGTGTGGCGGGCGCACCGGCTGCCCGACCCGACCGGCACCCCCGCGCCGACCAGCACCGCCTGGCACCTGATGCCGGTGGAGACCGTGCTGCGCCAGCTCGGCAGCGCCCCGGAGGGGCTGACCGACGCCGAGGCGCGCCGGCGGCGGGGCGACGACGTCCGCAACACCCCCGGCACCGGCGGTCTGCTGCGCGCCTTCGTCGACGAGCTGGCCAACCCGCTCACCCCGGTGCTGGCCGCCGGGGCGGTGCTCTCCGCCGCCTTCGGCTCGCTGGTCGACGCCGCCCTGGTCGGCGGGGTGGTGGGCGGGTCGGCGCTGGCCGGGGCGGTGCACCAGCGCAGCACCGAACGGTCCCTGGCCGAACTGCTGTCCCGCTCGGCGGTCACCGCCCAGGTACGCCGGGACGGTGGCGAGCAGGTGATCGCCGCCGAGGAGCTGGTGCCCGGCGACGTGATCGTCCTCGGGCCGGGTGACGCGGTGCCCGCCGACTGCCGGGTGCTGACCGCCGACGGGCTGGAGACCGACGAGTCGTCGCTGACCGGGGAGTCGCTGCCGGTGGCGAAGTCCGCCGAGCCGGTGGTCGCCGCCGCCGTCGCCGACCGGCACTCGATGCTCTACGAGGGCACCACGGTCGCGGCCGGCCACGGCACCGCCGTGGTGGTGGCGGTCGGCGCGGACACCGAGTCCGGCCGCAGCCTGGCCCTGGCCCGGCAGGCGCCCCCGGCCAGCGGGGTGGAGGCGCGGCTCGGCCGGCTGACCGACGCGGCGGTGCCGCTGGCGGCGGGCTCGGCGATCGCGGTCGCCGGGGCGGGGCTGCTGCGGGGCGTACCGCTGGCGGAGACGGCGGCGACCGCCGCGAACCTGGCCGTGGCGTCGGTGCCGGAAGGCTTGCCGTTCCTGGTCAGCGCCGCCCAACTGGCGGCGGCCCGGCGGCTCGCCGAACACGGCGCGCTGGTCCGCAACCCGCGCACCATCGAGGCGCTGGGCCGGGTGGACGTGCTCTGCTTCGACAAGACCGGCACCCTCACCGAGGGCAAGCTGATGCTGGCCGGGGTGGGCGACGACGACCGGTACGCCCCGGTGGACCAGCTCGACGACGGGCTGCGCCGCATCCTGGCGGTCGCGTTGCGGGCCACCCCGTACGCGGAGGACCCGGAGGAGCTGCCGCAGCACACCGACCGGGCCGTCCGGTACGGCGCGCGGGACGCCGGGGTGACCGAGCAGACCGGCGCGGACGGCTGGCAGGCGGTCGGTGGGCTGCCGTTCGAGCCGTCCCGGGGTTACCTCGCGACCATCGGGCGGGCCGGGGACCGGCTGCTGCTGAGCGTGAAGGGGGCGCCGGAGACGGTGCTGCCCCGGTGCACCGCCTGGCGTACGCCGGACGGGCCGGACGAGGCGCTCGACGACGAGGGCCGGGACGGGCTGCACGCCATGCTCGCCGACCGGGCCGGGGCGGGACACCGGATCCTCGCCGTCGCCGAGTGCCGGGTCGACGCCGAGCAGGTGACCGACGAGGAGGTGCACGGGCTGGTCTTCGTCGGCTTCGTCGCGCTCGCCGACGGGGTACGCGAGTCCGCCGCCCCCGCGGTGCGTCGGATCCGGCAGGCCGGCGTGCACACCATCATGATCACCGGCGACCATCCCGCCACCGCCGAGGCGATCGCCTCCATCATCAGTCCCGACCACGAGGGACAGCGCGTGGTCACCGCCGCCGAGTTGGAGCAGCTCGACGACGACGCGCTGGCCGACCGGCTGGCCCGCACCGACGTGGTGGCCCGCTGCACCCCGGCGCACAAGGTCCGGATCATCCAGGCGTTGCAGAAGTGCGGCCGGACGGTGGCGATGACCGGGGACGGCGCCAACGACGCGCCGGCGATCCGGCTGGCCGACGTCGGCATCGCCCTCGGTCAACGGGGCACCCCCGCCGCGCGGGCCGCCGCCGACCTGGTGGTCACCGACGACCGGCTGGAGACCATCATCGCCACCCTGGTCGAGGGGCGGGCGATGTGGTCCTCGGTACGCCACGCGCTGAGCATCCTGGTCGGCGGCAACCTGGGCGAGATCGCGTTCAGCGTGCTGACCGCCGCGTCGACCGGCCGTTCCGCACTGAACGGCCGACAGCTGCTCCTGGTCAACCTGCTCACCGACCTGGCGCCGGCGCTGGCCATCGCGGTGCGGGCACCCGGCGGCGACCACGCCGACGGGCTGCTCCGGGAAGGGCCGGACACCTCGCTCGGCGGGACCATGACCAGGGAGATCGGCCTGCGCGCGGCGGCCACCACGCTCGGCGCGACGGCCGGTTGGACGCTGTCCCGCTACACCGGTTGCCGGGAGCGCCGGGCCGGCACGGTGGCGCTGGTGTCGCTGGTCGGCACCCAGCTCGGCCAGACGGTGCTGGCCGGCGGGACCAGCCCGGCGGTGCTCGCCTCGACCGCCGTGTCGCTCGGCGTGCTCGCCGCCGTGGTGCAGACCCCCGGGGTGAGCCAGTTCTTCGGTTGCACCCCGCTCGGCCCGGTCGGCTGGGGCATCGCCACCGGCTCGGCGCTCGGCGCGACCTTCGCCAACGGCGCGCTGACCCGGCTCGTCGACCGCCTGCCCCCACCGCCGGGGGTCGGCCACCGGGACGCCCCGTCCGATTCGCCGGCCACCTCGCGGGTACGGACGGAGGATGGAGACGGAACAGGCTGA
- a CDS encoding SDR family oxidoreductase, whose amino-acid sequence MKVLVTGAGGTLGRAVLPRLRADGFEVRATSRRPRHDPGADWAVVDLATGAGLDEAVTGVDAVLHLASSPNSRHTHRVDVLGTRRLALAAGRAGVGHLVYVSIVGVDRVPLPYYRHKLAAERVVSAGPVPWTVLRATQFPPFLDSLLRASSRLGPVIGDPAVLAQPVDQHEVAGRLAERLTAGPSHGIEEYAGPQVLRFDEAVRAWQAARGSHRPLLPIRFPGRLGRALRDGGLTTTATPTGTRTWADHLDHTYGRIGAR is encoded by the coding sequence ATGAAGGTTCTGGTCACCGGAGCGGGTGGCACGCTGGGGCGGGCGGTGCTGCCCCGGCTGCGCGCCGACGGGTTCGAGGTGCGGGCGACGAGCCGGCGTCCCCGGCACGACCCGGGAGCGGACTGGGCGGTGGTCGACCTGGCCACCGGGGCCGGGCTGGACGAGGCGGTGACCGGCGTGGACGCCGTGCTGCACCTGGCGTCGTCGCCGAACAGCCGGCACACCCACCGGGTGGACGTGCTCGGCACCCGCCGGCTGGCACTCGCCGCCGGCCGGGCCGGCGTCGGCCACCTGGTGTACGTCTCGATCGTCGGCGTCGACCGGGTTCCGCTGCCCTACTACCGGCACAAGTTGGCGGCCGAGCGGGTGGTGAGCGCCGGCCCGGTGCCGTGGACGGTGCTGCGGGCCACCCAGTTCCCGCCGTTCCTGGACTCGCTGCTGCGGGCGTCGAGCCGGCTCGGCCCGGTGATCGGCGACCCGGCGGTGCTCGCCCAGCCCGTCGACCAGCACGAGGTGGCCGGCCGGCTCGCCGAACGGCTCACCGCCGGCCCGTCGCACGGCATCGAGGAGTACGCCGGTCCGCAGGTGCTCCGCTTCGACGAGGCGGTACGCGCCTGGCAGGCGGCGCGCGGCTCGCACCGTCCGCTGCTGCCGATCCGGTTCCCCGGCCGGCTCGGCCGGGCGCTGCGCGACGGCGGCCTCACCACCACCGCCACCCCGACCGGTACGCGCACCTGGGCGGACCACCTCGACCACACGTACGGGCGAATCGGCGCAAGATGA
- a CDS encoding SufE family protein yields MPEMPTKLAEIVEEFAAAPKDLVLELLLEYADVIPPLPAGTDREDLEQVPECQTAFFLRATVEPDRTVSTVFDCPPEAPTTRAFAGILAEGLAGASADEVLAVPDDLYQRMGLAQAISPLRVRGGTAILARLKRQVREQAS; encoded by the coding sequence ATGCCCGAGATGCCGACCAAGCTGGCCGAGATCGTCGAGGAGTTCGCCGCCGCGCCGAAGGACCTGGTGCTCGAACTGCTGCTGGAGTACGCCGACGTCATCCCGCCGCTGCCGGCCGGGACGGACCGGGAGGATCTGGAGCAGGTCCCCGAGTGCCAGACCGCCTTCTTCCTCCGCGCGACCGTCGAGCCCGACCGCACGGTCAGCACGGTCTTCGACTGCCCGCCGGAGGCGCCGACCACCCGGGCCTTCGCCGGCATCCTGGCCGAAGGGCTGGCCGGGGCGAGCGCCGACGAGGTGCTGGCCGTGCCGGACGACCTCTACCAGCGGATGGGGCTGGCCCAGGCGATCAGCCCGCTGCGCGTACGCGGTGGCACCGCGATCCTCGCCCGACTCAAGCGCCAGGTCCGGGAACAAGCGTCCTGA